DNA sequence from the Caretta caretta isolate rCarCar2 chromosome 23, rCarCar1.hap1, whole genome shotgun sequence genome:
GACCGCCCACCAGGCACCGGCTCCCCCTAAACAGCATGCCCTTTATTGGGGGCCTCCCACTCAACACAGATCCTAAGGCAGAGTGGAAAGGAACTGGTTAGATGGACGGTCTGTTGGGATGCAGAGGATAAGTGCTGGCTTCCTAACAGCGCTGTACCTTTCCTTTTGACAAGgctgtttattaataataaatacttgGTGGTTGAGTAGCATTGTCACCCGCGCTCACAAAGTGCTCTGCTAACAACAAAGCCGGGCCAACCCCCTCTGTAGGGTAGGCACTTTTATCCTCATCTTACAAAGGGCCCTAGGGAGGGGGTGCAAATTGCTGACGGACACAGAATGAGTCGGGGCCAGCTCAGGACTAGAAATCAGAAAATCCACTCTGTGGTTCCCTGCTCAACCTatcccccccacgcccctcccagagcagggaccagaacccaggagtcccgccTCCTCATCTCCTGCTCTAATCAGTAGTCAATATCCTCAGAGCAGGTAACAGAACCGTTAGCAGCCTGAGTCCCaggccccccctgctctaaccactagcccacaTTGCCTCCCTGTAAGATACAGAGATATTAAGAGCTTtgcaaacaagaaaaaagaaagaaaaaacacaccccCCCCCGCAAACTCCACACACTTGTCCTTTTTAAGCAAAGGGGACTGCATGTCCTCAAAGGCCCATCTGCCTATGCTACCCCAGAAAAAATAAAGCAGCCCTGACACACCAGCACTGTAATCCCACTTAAGGTGGCTAAAACAGGGCTTTCGCTCTGTCTCTACATTTAATGTAAACTTGTCAAGTGCAATCAAGTCAGCGCTGCAGGGTAATCTGCTCAGAGCCCTTAGCACCTGCATTGTGGTGATTTGACAGAACAGATGTACCAAGAGACGGAAGGTTCCCTCCATACCCCAGCTGAAAGGGAATAAGTGGGAGCAGTAAGGTTGGAAATGTACAAGACACAGGTCAGAGCCTGCAGCAGAAATCTTGGGCCTGAATGGATGTTACCTTGCAGTTATTTACCCTACTGCAAAGTGAATGAAAGACACTTATAGCAGAATGtgagcattttacatccactttgccaaggaacagaatccaggcctGGATTGTGCTTGGCTTGGCACTTCCAGGCAGAAGACAGTaggtccggactcctgggttctttctctCTCTACCCCTCTTTAAAAAACAGGGACTGTAATACAGATCTACCTCCCAGGCACACTGCCGGGGGAAACTCATTAGCATTTGTAAGAGAAGATACTTGAAATAGATAAATAAAGCTACAGATATTCCAACTTTTTACTGGCACGTTATTTTACCCTTGCTACGTTTTCTATTCAACTTATGATGCTTTCAGATACAGACCCACCCACCACGGTAATTTTGCGATTGAATTTTCCGAGACATTAAGCAAGTGGGCACTGAATGGCAGCAGCAATCCAAAACTGCACGTGGGAGGAAAGTGCTTTTTTAATGGTGTCTTATGGAGTCAGACACTAAGATTCCCAAGCAAATCCTACAGAGGACAGAACGCCTATGCAAAAAGTAGGTCAGtgcaaaaccaccaccaccaactcaACCtacagaaagcctttccctccaTGCATATCGCAAGAGGCCCGCCGCTCTTTTCTAAAGGGCGGTATGTGTTAAAGGCAAAGACACTGCTCCAATCAGAACAGATCCTCTTGGAAAACAAGTACGAAATATCCAGTTGGGTGGCTGAGGGCATTTCAAGAAAGGACAGATGGGAAATTCCAGACCCTTCACCAGCAGAGATGAGCTGGAAATGTGCAGTGGCCCCGATTCTGATCTTGGCTATGCCTTTGTAGCACTGCAGTAACGCCACTGAAGTCACTGTTGTGTACAgcggagagcagaatttgactcagTGAGTTTAAGCAGGGCCCAGTTGCGTGCCATcagagttctctggggcaggaagaGCATGCAGTGAAATTAAGGGCTTGTCAGTACTTGAAATGCAACAGCAGAacagctgtagcacttcagtgtggaGTCTACCTAGTGACAGGAGGGGGGTCTCCCTATCAGCATAGGTAATTCCCCCCCACTATCTGACCCCCAGAGCAAGAGACAGCCCGGCCTGCATGGAACATGACCGCTGAAATAGTAGGTGTTTACAAGTACACTGCAATTCTAAATCATCATCTTCTCAAAGGGCTGTTAAAACAAAGGCTTATCATCTATCAGCGTTCAATAACCCCTGCACCTACCGGTTAGGTAGTACCCTTCAAACTGATGAGCCCAAAGCATTTCAGAAATATTACCTAACCGGCACAGATGTGTCACTCTCAGAGTTACCAGTGAGGAGATAGACAGGCAGCTTTGCTGTGCCAAAGGTCATGGCAAGTCAGCCCAAGAAcgcaggagtcctgagtccctgTCTTCTGTATCCCACTGCATGAAGTGAACACTACAAcaggaaaagggaggggggaggttctTTCCTCTGTATCCTGAAGCCAAATTGCAGGATAGAGTGTCACATCAAGTAACTGGATGTGCCGTCGCTTAGCTGGAGCAGGGACCTGGGATTCCAGATTCCGGGGTTTTATTTGTGGTTCggccactggcttgctgtggttttgggccagtcacttacaacagttttttaagttttgttttccCACATCTTCAAAAAGGATCTAACACTCCTTTCCCCTCAAGGCTCTGAAAGGCTTAAATAATGCTCCCAGAAAGGCTCGGAGATCCTTAAAAGGAGCTATAGAACTTTGGACATTGTGTCAGCACACGGTACGTTGCTTTGATTTACTGTAGAGGAGGACACCCCTGTCCTAGTGTGACAGCAAATACAAGATTAAGGAAGCAAAAAGGTTATTGTtcagcatttattttttttttgttcccacCACAGGGTGAAGAAACCTGAAAGTTACAAAGGTCCAAGTCACATTTCACGAGACAGATGGAAATAAGAAAACAAGTTTAAATATCATGCCCATTCTAgatataaaggaaaaaaagaaatcaaataatgaaaaatatagtGTAGCGTGATCTTTTGCAGATATATTTTTACAAACCGAAGACCAAAAGCTCCTTAGGTTATGCCTAAATCTACTTTAGTTTTGTGTATAAAACcagacatttcaaaaatgtttcccccttgttttatatattttttttttgcaattctgaaaaaaaagtttacaaaaacaaaacaaaaaaaatccaagtctTGTAAatttctcaaatttttttttgcttgtacaTTATGAACAAACGGATTCAACTCTCCTGatggcttacatcttgccaagaTAGGTTTATAACATCTCCCCGTGTCCTAGCCACTACAAACAGGAGTAGGAAAAAACACAAACCTAGAGTCTACTCTAATACACTGTGAGAGCAGATATCAGCCGCCAGTGAGTTAAGCCCGCTCGCCGCGGATACGACGCGCCAGCTGGATGTCTTTTGGCATGATGGTGACTCTTTTGGCGTGGATTGCACACAAGTTGGTGTCTTCAAAGAGACCCACGAGATAAGCCTCACTGGCTTCCTACCAAGGAAAAACCACAACAGAAGTAACAGCTCTATTTGTTTCGCAACAGTCTCTTTCGGAGGCATCCAAATGCTCCCACtgtacagagggccagatttttcctACTGCTCCGTGACGTTTATTTGGCCATTTATTCTGATGTCTAAAGGGGGGCTGAGCGCTCTTGAAAAACTGACCCTACATGCTTGGCACCTACCCAGCTCCGTGTGCATCAAGGGCTTCCCAAGTGTCAGTTGAACCCCATTTGGCAGGTGAGGAAACCAATTCAGAGATCCCAAATTCGTGCCCCACCCATCTACACTAGCAAGCAGCACAGTCTCAAATGTGGCAGCTCTTTCTAACGCTTTGTGCTCAACACCCCCACACCAGCAGCTTTGAGACATGGATGCTTTCCCCTGCCACGAGTGAGTGGAATGACAGAGAAGCTGAGCACTGCAGTCGTCACTGATGTCAGTGTCTCTCCTCTGcctgtaaaaacacacacacacccccccaccagGATGCAGTGGCCCCTCGGGGCAAAAGCAGTAATCTGTGGACATCAACAGTGAATTTAGATTCTACATTCTGAAGCCAGAGGCTCTGAGCAGCAGAGGTATGTTCTGCAGATGCCTCCATGTCTAGTTTCCACAGATTTGATGAGTGCAAAGCAGGTCGGGCTCACTCTTTGGAAGGTACTTCCCCACTGTCTGGGGGCAAGTTAGACAAGTTTCCTTCTGTCTCCCCGGCGGGGAAGAGAGACAAAGTCGCCTACCTGCAGGGCTCCGATGGCCGCACTCTGGAACCGCAGATCCGTCTTGAAGTCCTGAGCGATTTCACGGACCAGACGCTGGAAAGGGAGCTTGCGAATCAGCAGCTCGGTGGATTTCTGGTACCGCCGGATCTCTCGAAGGGCCACAGTGCCAGGCCTGGAAGAGATTTCAAAGACATAACCTGAAGGGCTCTAAATTTAACCCCAATGATCCCAACCACACTCAGACATCAGAGTCCCAAGGACTGCAGGCAGAACTCCCTTCTCCTCTGCAAGTGTCtcagctgtacacacacacacacacagtgcatagAAGAAGCTTGCCCTGCCACAGTCTCTGGGGACAAAGAGGACTCCATGGTTGTTAAGCTGGCCTATTTCACAAACTTTCCTGTTACAAAATAAAGTGCAGTATTTAAAGGGAATCAACAAAAGTTGACAGCCCCTAATATTAGGCCACTGGTAGAtctaagctttttttctttttaagtggttTTTTAAGTACTTTAGCAGCTCCTTCCAAACAAGGACTGGAACAATGATGACATCTCAACCGCTGGGCAGGAGCCCTATCAAACATGGGTTGCTGAGCTGACTACAAGCGCCTTTGTATGCACGCGTTTGTCCCTTATGCTTCTGTTCTAATAAGCCAGCCGAGAGGATAATATTTTATAAAACTACTCACTACAAACATTTATTATTTCTAATTACAGTAGCCGCTTGGAACCCTGATCTCAGTCGAGGCCTTTCTGGGCTCAGCTCCGTACGCACCCATTCCAGCGTGAGAAactgtccctgctctgaagagcttacatgcTAAGTAGATGAGACTAGCAAAAGATGagagtggaaactgaggcacagagaagggaaacgACTTCCCCAAGACCAcaccagcaggtcagtggcatgGCTGGCAAAGAGAACTCCAGCTCAGGCGTCTGAATCCCTAACTACTAGCCCATGCTCCCTCAGACATAGTACATAAGAATTAAGGCTATGACATATCACGGTATTTTTTTCTTATAATGGCAAACCGCAAAACTCCCCTTTACGTCTCCCATGCATACCAGCAGAGAAAGCGTGACTCCAAATACCTGTAACGATGAGGTTTCTTCACTCCCCCAGTGGAAGGCGCACTTTTCCTGGCTGCTTTAGTGGCCAGTTGTTTCCGGGGGGCTTTCCCACCAGTGGATTTACGAGCAGTCTGCTTGGTACGGGCCATTCTGGACGGTCTTTAGTGCagaagaaatctgcagggaaaaGGGGAAGAAATCAGTTTAACCTTTTCAAGAACAGCTTGACCTGGGGTCGCGTCCCAtcactccctgtgtgacctaCAAGTCACTAAGCCAATGTGGTTCCCTACTGGTAAAATGGAGCTAGTCACACTGCCCTGCCCAAGAGGAATCTCTTGATGACTGTGAGacgctcagatactatggaaaCCCTAGAGGTCGTCATATAAATGTTTAGGAACATTTCCGGCACtatatgggagaaaaaaaaaaaaaaaagtactagaAAATCCCTGAAAAGCTTTTGTTAGTTCCACAACTGCTCACTCAGAATTACTTCATTTATAACAGTGCCCGACTAGAGTGTCACAGATGAATCTGTGTTTTGTTTCTGCTGTAATATAAAATGATCACTTCAGTCAGTAACCTGATTTGCCCAgcatggaagaggaggagaacTGTTGTCTTCCCAGCTCTGGAGGAGGATGGGGTCTAGTGCTTAGGACTAGGAGctaggactccagggttctagtcccagcttggGAAGGCAGCAGGATCCAGTGATTACATTAGGAAgtaggtctgggagccaggactcctcctGGGTTCGAGTCCCAGGTCTGGCAAAGGACTAGGGTCTAGTGGATTAAAGCAGGAGGGATTtacagtcaggactcctgggttcttttcctctCCGCCCTCTGCAGTTGCCAGTTTTTGCACAGACCCACAAGTGATATTTCCCAACAGTGAGAAAAAGTCACCGATTTCCCCCCTGAGGTTCCCCACTGATCAGTGGCgccagctggggggcaggggaggaaagaaCCTGCTGCCCCGATCGCTCAGAAACAGGGCGGGAAGACATGTGGGGttggggaagtgaaggcagtGGAGGGAGCCAGCTAGGAATGGCATGAGTGAGAGTCTGGAAAAGGGATTGTTGtagggaggagagtggggagggtcACCTTGGCTGGAAGCTGGGGGGCAAGGCTGCAAAAAGCAAGGGGCCATTAACCCTTCATGGAGCGGAGGCTGCTCTGGGCCCGAAAAGAGCGAGAGAGATCTGGCCTCAGAGCCAGCTCCATGCCACGTGAGACCCCGCTGAGGCGCTGGTTCCACATGAGCACCATCACGTTGGGCACCAGGCCGAAGTCACTGTCATGGTGGCAACCAGGCGCCATGGCGATCGTGGCAACCAGGCGCCATGGCGATCGTGGCAACCAGGCGCCATGGCGATCGTGGCAACCAGGCGCCATGGCGATCGTGGCAACCAGGCGCCATGGCGATCGTGGCAACCAGGCGCCATGGCGATCGTGGCAACCAGGCGCCATGGCGATCGTGGCAACCAGGCGCCATGGCGATCGTGGCAACCAGGCGCCATGGCGATGGAGCCAAGGACAATAGCAACCCCACACCAAATTGTGCCATGGCATCCCACCTCCATGGCCAATATGCAGCCCCTGTAAAGCCACCAGAGTTTGCTttaaagagaacccaggagtcccagctcccagtcccGCCCCAGGTGGCCCCCCTCTACCCACATAAagtgttatttttaaagaaagactACATCTTCCAGAAGCCTTTGCGCCAAGTCTGGGTTTGATTAGCTAACTAGTGTCAGGTGAGCTTCCCCAGGCTAACCGAGGCTTTCTCCCGATTGGCCAGCGTCGCCAGCCAACCGGTATGTAACCTGACAAGAAAGGGGGTTGAGCCGCGAAGCCTCCTCGGTGATTGACGCGGCTCATGACCAATCGACCTCGGGGCTGCCTCAGGGGCTTCCAGCCAATCAGCGCGGCCACCGTGCTCTCGCATCGCCCGACCAATGAGCTGCAGGATACAGACGGAAGGCGGGACTTACTTGGTGGAAGGGGCTCCTCAGACGATCTCGGTTTCTACTCACCCCCCCTTTTTTCGgacgaggggggagggggaagcccgGGTATGGGGGTGTCTCGCGCCTCCTTATTACCTGTGTGTGTGGCTCGCGCCCCTCGCAGCAGCGACCGTTGGAGCCGTTGGGAGTCCCGCGCCGGCGCTCGCGCTGCTCTCGCTCCCTTCCCGCCTTTCCCGCCAGCCCTAGCAGAAAATGGCGGGTTCCCCGGCTGGGCTATTTAACCATCATGcaatggggcagaggggaggggtggggaggtcagCTGAGGTGAACCAGGCTGTGTAGGCGCCATCTTGTAAGCGCCACCCAGgctgcccctgcctccccccagtcACAGGGCTGGCAAGGGGGAGCCTTCATTTAACCACACACCCTACTGCATTTTATGCCCCTTGCGTGAGTTACGTTAAGACCTCCCTCGAGTCAGGCTAAACCCTTGCCATGCGTCATGCCAATCTTGCCTACATGTAATGTAAAATCCCTGGCACAAAGTCACGccaggtgccccccccccatgtgcaTCACACCAACCCATGCCTACGTGTGACACGCCAAAGCCCTGGAA
Encoded proteins:
- the LOC125628063 gene encoding histone H3.3A, giving the protein MARTKQTARKSTGGKAPRKQLATKAARKSAPSTGGVKKPHRYRPGTVALREIRRYQKSTELLIRKLPFQRLVREIAQDFKTDLRFQSAAIGALQEASEAYLVGLFEDTNLCAIHAKRVTIMPKDIQLARRIRGERA